The Pagrus major chromosome 24, Pma_NU_1.0 region ctgaCTTTTACTTGGACTTTTAAGCACAtttcatatcagatactttcagacttttacaCTCATGATAAtgaacatttaatttaactgcaacacaaagaacaaaaacagctttCTTTGAAAACTTAACTCAGATgtgtccagcagagggcgacAGACAAACTCTGCAGATCCCAAGTGACATTATTTCCACATCTGTTCTGTATGAAAGGTCACAAAACATCTTTAACTGACAAATACAATCTaaacttgtatttatttaactgaaatgaaacaacatCACAAGAAGAATGCAAGACAGACAAGCCCACAGAAATACATTACatatatgcatttttatttgtacagcacaTTTTACACAATACATTTTAGAAGAACAATATTTACATTGTTAGAAAGTCTACATATGAaggtcttttattttgtaagaaCATTGTCAGAGATAACTGTGCAGGAGTATTTCAAGAGTGTTACAGCGATTAGTTCAACTAAACAACCAGAAACTGAGCTTAACCCACTGTGGTTGCACTAATctccagttgttgtttttttatcattaaatcAAAGTTTAGTGTAAAATATCTTGTGCAAGGACAAGTTTATATCTGTAGCTGTCCCTGAAGCAGTATTCAAATATAGCAATGATATAAACTGAAACATACGAGCTGTTGAATgacttcctctcctcccacttCCTTAAAGCTGAGTTTCTgttaacaattaaaaaaacaaagaggtgAACAAaggtcaaatttaaataaaacctCAAACTCATCAGTCATTAAACCAGCGCGTGTctgcagaaaacacagcttCATTTTAATGTCAAACCAGATTCATCACATCAGACTTTGACTCATTGTTTCTTTGCAAAGAAGATGGATGAAAGAAATCTGCAATAGACACGTTGTGCAAAGTTCACTTTGCTGCATGCAGGGGTGATAATAAATGCAGTGATTATATATGTTATCATGTTATCATGTTATCGTGCAGAAGGCAAAGTCTGAGCATTAAGTGCATTAAGCTCAAACATAAACACTCCAATTAAAGACTGAAGAGTGTCAGAGGTGGAAGATTTCCACACATCGTCTCCTCCAGTgattctttactccagtaaaagtaatagagtacaggctctgaaatgtatttagagtttcacagtaaaaagtctccctctgaaggacatttctgcaGTTTGAATTATATTAGTATGATGttagcttcagttagctttgcacagatacgagcctgtttttaaaatgtgaggaggagaaagttcagagggaaataaataCTCGAgcaaagtacagatacctgaaacatgtactcaagtacagtaactaagtatttgAATTTGGACCCTAAATTAAGTGAGTTCACTGCAGACGTTAGCAGATAAATCACTTtgtaaaaatcttttaaaaacaacacaagactgGGCTGTGATGGGTCGAGTGTAGGCGCTGTCTCTGTAGTTCTGGTTAAAGTCCAACAACATTAAAGACGCGTTCTGTTGACCGTCAGCGGCGCCCTCGTCAGGCTCTGGACAGGAAGCGCAGGTTGATGGGCTTCGCGGGGATGAGCAGGGTTCGAGTTTTCGGCTCCACGACTGGAGCCCCGTCTTCCAGCTGGACCTCATAGTGCTGCATCAGCTGCAAGACCATAATCAGTTAActgtttttcaaagtaaaagcatcAAACACCGTCTGGTTCAGCGTCTtcaatgtgaagatttgctgcttttctttgtcatttttgagttttggactaAAGAAGCAgcttgaagacgtcactttgagctCTTGGACGACAGTTTAAACCTTGTGCACAGATTTCTTTAAGGATTTCTTCTCTTCATGAGATAAAGCAGGACTTTAACTCAAAGCTGAATAGTCAGACATGGAAAGACTTTATGTTTGCTTTGTAAACTTGTTGACAGCGTTCTTaagaataaaagcaaataaaaacctGAACACAAGAAGCGAGACTCACCCTGGACAGAGCAAAGTACATCTCCATCTCCGCCACCCTCTTCCCCACACAGGCCCGCACGCCGACACCGAATGGGATGAAGCTGTACGGGTGGTGTCGGTAGTAGCCGCTGCCGGGCGCTACGTCGCGGAGCCACCGCTCGGGGATGAAGAGCTCCGGGTCGACAAACTCCACCTCATCGTGACAGGCTGCGTAGTGACACAGGTGGAACTGAGTCTGAAAGGAAAGACGCTTCTTTAAACATCAACTTCTTCTTCTAAAGTTCACTTTACAAGTTTCTGATCTGACTTTCATGAAACGGGAGGTGGAGCTGACCACAGTTCGACTCTGaggagacatttccagccgtgtttgtgacgACCAAAGCTGGATATTTTTCCAAGAAGGGAGACAATCTCCGGCTGTTTTTATTGCAACAAAACGGGTGTTTCTTAGGAGACCTGGGGACGAATCCAGACATTTTTGTTGCAACCAAAGCCTGCTGTTTTTCCAAAAAACAGGACCATCTCCTGCTgcttttgtggcaacaaaacagggTGTATTTAAGGAGATCTGGCGacatttccagatgtttttggtATTTGAGAACAGATCATTTGAGCCAAATGTTACAACATAATTGAAGATTGAACTTAAACATACTGAAAACTGCatcgccaacatttattctggtgattgcgCTGGTTTTCCTACCTTCTTTGGGAACCAGTAGTTGTCCACAACCACCTCATTCTCTGAAATAAAGCGTCCGTTTCCAGGCACCACAGGATAAAGCCTggtgaagagagacagaggtaaCAATCAGGATCCAGATCAGAGAACAACGTGACCTGGAGCTCGTGCTCATGTTGGTTTTTATCTCTGTTTACTCCTGGGTAATTTACTGTGCTTCATGTTTGTTGTACCAGATGACAAAGATAACATCCGTGGGAATGTATTCACAAAAACAATTCACAAAAACACTCGTATGCATCCAAAGTAACAAACATATAATCAGCTAAAAGTTTAGACGTCTCAGGATCAGCAGGACTTGTGATGCAGTATTTCTGTATTAGAACTACATGAGCACATTCATCTTTGTTTCCTGGATTTAGTTCTGTTGACAGATGTAATGTTATGAAATCTCCAAGTTTCCTTGCAGGACCAGTGTCCGGTTCTTcggatggaaaaaaaagtcctAACTGTTAGAAATGAATCATTTGAAAACATTGATGAATGAAACATTTCTAGACCTAAAAAACATTGCACttcagatttaatttatttaaagctgTACTTCTGTGTACTTTTAAGAAGTATACTACATTGCAAATACTTAGTGATTGAGTGTATTTATAGAACATATACCAGGTTTATCttcatatatttgttttgacttattgttcatttaaaagttaaaagcaGTTGCAGGTGTCTGGttgtggaggaagagaaggggcGGGGCCAGAGCTAAATTAAATCATATGTGTCATCAGCTCCTCGTTAAAGTCAAATTTAAACTACCACAAGTTCATGCAGTCTGATCTGCAATTAATAAAATGTGGCTGAACGAAGCAGATCTCAAAATCCTCCACACACTTACTGGCTTTCACTGCTGGCATTGTTGTGAagaaatacaacacacacatgtaaccACTTGAGGATTTGCTAAATGCCACAAGTGTTGGTATTGGAACAGACTCAAAAGTAACACCCACAAAGTTAATGCaccagaacacaacacagatacaGGACATGTTTGTCTGCACTGGTTTTTGAGTTGACTGCTGAGAatttgaaaaaggaaacaataaatgaatgCCAAGTGGAAAGTTTTTCCTTTAGCTCAGCTGACTCAGAGGGTCTTGGCTTCCTGCTCCGTCCTGTCCTGTTCTGACCCGCTCTAAATAATCCTTCTAGAGAAAAGTCCAATAGAATTGCAGATCAGACTCTCTGAGGCATGAAGAAGGCCCACGCTCGGTTAAACAATCTAAGGGTATCATTTTTAGTTTCACAAGCACAAACTGAGATTTTGATCTCAGAGCCACATGCAAGTTGGATGAAACTTTATCTTTGTGGGAAAAAATCCAGAGGAAGAACAAATCAAACGTTTATGAGTTTATTGTGAGAGAACCCaaagtttagtttgtttacactAACAAGAGGAACAGATACAATGGCTGCAATAAAGGGACATTTCACCCAAATGTAGCAGggattgtgtgttttaaatggcAACTGATGGACATGTGCAACCAGCAACTGATGGACATGTGCAACCAACAGCTGATGGACATATGCAACCAACAACTGATGGACAAATAAAACCAGCAACTGATGGACATGTGCAACCAACAACTGATGGACATGAACAACTAGAAACTGATGGACATGTGCAACCAACAACTGATGGACAAATAAAACCAGTAACTGATGGACAAATAAAACCAGTAACTGATGGACATGTGCAACCAACAACTGATGGACATGTGCAACCAGCAACTGATAGACATGTGCAACCAACAACTGATGGACATGTGCAACCAACAACTGATGGACATGTGCAACCAACAACTGATGGACATGTGCAACCAACAACTGATGGACATGTGCAACCAGCAACTGATAGACATGTGCAACCAACAACTGATGGACATGTGCAACCAACAACTGATGGACAAATAAAACCAGTAACTGATGGACATGTGCAACCAACAACTGATGGACATGTGCAACCAACAACTGATGGACATGTGCAACCAACAACTGATGGACATGTGCAACCAACAACTGATGGACAAATAAAACCAGTAACTGATGGACATGTGCAACCAACAACTGATGGACATGTGCAACCAACAACTGATGGACATGTGCAACCAACAACTGATGGACATGTGCAACCAGCAACTGATAGACATGTGCAACCAACAACTGATGGACATGTGCAACCAACAACTGATGGACATGTGCAACCAACAACTGATGGACATGTGCAACCAACAACTGATGGACATGTGCAACCAGCAACTGATAGACATGTGCAACCAACAACTGATggacaaataaagaaaagtgaaCAGCTGTCAGCTCACCGTAACGTCTCCTTGATGACGGCTTTCAGGTAGGGCATCATGCTCAGGTTGTCTGTGGTCGGCTGCCGTCTGTCCGGACACACAGAGTTCACCTCGCTGTACAGTCGATCCTGAGCCGAGCGGTCCTTCGCTAAATGGTACAACGCCCAAGACAGGGTGTTGGAGGTCTGACAtcaggcagaagaagaaggagaaagaagaagaacttTATTGTCTATCAGTAAAAATCTGATCCACTGACCTCAGATGAATCCATCCGgtttgtgtttctccatgcTGATGACTCAGATTGTGATCATTAATCCGACCGTGACAACCTCAGCCTCAGGTATCGTCACGGCTGAGATTACCATGATTTCGCAAAACTCCCGCTCGCGGCTAACCAATATCAACAAGCCTCAACTTGAACTGGGAATGCAGCCAGACGAGCTCTGCGAGTGTTCGTCACGTTACAACAACAAACCAGCTGTCACGTCCCTGTGCTTGTGTCTgcctctgtttctgttgtttcaggtCATAGTTGCTTCAGGCACTGCTGGCAGTGTAGTTTTTTTTGCTGTTACATTTCTCAACAGCTTTACTCACACAACAGTCGTGTGTGAGAGATTCTTGAAAGCTGTCTGAGCATGTTTCTAACTAACACAACAAAATCTGTCTCTCAGACACAGTGAGCCCCTCAGAAATCCACATTGTAACGTTTTCTAACTAATTCTGCGAGGAATATGATTTATGCCAAATGTCAGCAGTGGAGTTTATGTGATCCCACATTAGCAACAACAAATTTAGCTTTTACTTCTTAGTTGTAAGTCTCAGAAAGTAAGAATTGTATATATGATGCCAATTTAAGTTCCAATTAGCCCAGAGCGTTATATTTGGCGAGTTCGGACACCTGTGCTGTGTCAGCATTTGCaactgtgttcactgtgtgcAGGTATGAACCGGTAccaccatcctcctcctcaccgtGTCGACTCCCCCCAGCAGCAGCTCGGTGACGCTGATGTAGACCTCGGCTCTGGACAGCTTGTCAGAGGACAGCAGGTAGGTCAGGTACATGCCTTCTGCCGGCTCGCCGCTGCACACCTGAGCTTCAATTTCAGCCACTCTCCTGTCGATGAGGGTCCTGGCTGCCGTAcggaaacacaaaaataaggTTATCTATCCCGTGAGCGAATCCAAAACTGgaatttctgttttcttgttgttgtttcgtACCCACATCGTAGAGGTCGTCCCAGGCCTGAACGAAGCGATTCCAGAAGGGGAGGACGCCGCGGCTCCAGCGAGGGAAGAGGACCACAGTCTCGGACAGCGTCAGCATGTTATTGACCGCGTTGATGAACCGCAGCGTGTCTTTGGGAATCTCCTCTTGCAGGCAGCCCAACCTGGTCTCAAACAAGATGGAGGATATACCTGCAGGAGGGGGAATAGTTAAAATGGATCAAAACCCCCCCGAAGTTCAACCTCTGGTTTTACTGAAGCAACACGCACCTTCAAAGCCGAACTTGTAGAGCTCAGCGGCCATATCTGAAACGGTGGCCTGGTCCTGACTGCGACTCCGGAGGAGCTCGATGCGTCGCAGCAGATCTCCGACCACCTGGTGGATGATGGAGGCGTAGGACGACACTTCCCGCAACTTCAGCATCTTGGGGTTCAGGGCGCTGCGGATGTTGTACCACGCCGGTCCTGTGCTAGAAAGTAAAAGAGCCTCAGTGGGTCTTCAGATTACAAACTCATGAGGCACCGTGAGGGAGCGCTGAGGGACTCCACCAATACATTTTAATGGTTTTATGGGCATTTTCTCATGAACACACGCTGCAGCGACTTCGACCTCATTTCTATGAAAAGATGTTTGAATTAAAGAAGATCCATGACAAATCTaaactttgtgtttgtaaaataaaaagtgttttctcaCTGCACATGCAGACCGTAGGCCTGTCCTCTCAGGTCCAGGTACTCCTTCCAGTGAGGCAGCTCGGCTCGGACCGGGTACCGTCCCTCCTGTTGGATCACCTGAGCGATCAGCTCCGGAGTCGCCACATTGACGATGTCGTACGGGCCGAACCTGGAGCGCCAGATGGGCCCATAAAGACTCCTCTGTACACCCTAGAGAATAACGTCAGTTGTTCTCATTTTAGGaccattttgaggtacttgtgaAGTATTTCAGTACTTCTACTTCATTACATTAttacagctttagttacttttttatTCAGATTAAAACGTTCAACCAAAACACCGAATCAGATCAAAATTACACAGATTAAACTTCCAATCAGTACAAAGTAGTCATGCTAACGAGCTAGCGCTAGCTGGTGCCCCCCTCTTCTTTCACCCCTGACCAATCAAATCATTTATAGAGTTTTATCTCATAATAAAAACTttatatctcataattttgatttttcaatgtaaatattttttcgTCAAGCTTAATtttcaagttttcttttctttatctggCAGAAATCATCTTCCACAGGATGTGACAGGAGCTTCACCAAGTCTACCtccgtctttctctctcacttatTAGTTATTAGTTGTTTATTAGTTTAGAGACCCCCCACAAAGTTAAGATGGTAACTTGACCCCTGATATTATCTTCATATAATAAGTATAGATATTATAAagctacagaaacagaaatgagtCCAGTCTCCTGCAGGAGCAACAAGCTGGACTGTGGGAGGCGTTCACAGCCACGAAGGGCTGTTTTTGCTCCTGTCAGCAGAAGTGGGTCAAACTCTCGTTGTAGTCTTCAACATTAGTGACACGTGAGGAACGAGGCTCTGGAGTCACTGTACCTGCAGCAGGTGGCTCTTGTCCGCATATCCTTCGGCAAACAGCCAGTACAGGGTGGTGGACAGACTGGGTCCCGGCAGCTCATCGATGCTCTTCAGCTTCCGCGCACCAGTCGTCGCCTGGACGTTCAGGCTCCTTCCGCCGCGTCGGAGCTCCGGGAGTGTCCGCAGACAGAGCGCAGCGAGCCGGGGAGCTCGGGCTGAGGCGGCCGGGGAGCCCATGGTGCCAGccgggtgtgtgtctgtgtgtgtgtctgtgtgtgtcagagagttTATAGTAAGGTGTGTTTACTGGCCTCTGCTGGGGAAACACCACGTCACTGGAGtgaaggttttattttgaaagtcttcaCAGGAAGCGCTTCTTCGCTGTTGTGTCTGACTTTACGCGCTGTCGTGTTGAACTGCGGCTGATTGGTGCCCCCAGCGGCCGCAGCGCGTCACTACACCGGGCTCATTTTTAgataaaatcaaaaaatacaagaaatatagaaataaatataaaagtatgaGTCAAGTTTGCTTATAAAGCAcgattttctatttcatttatgtattttatgattatttttacgTTTGTTTAATATGACTGTTTGTACTATTAATATTAAACACACATggataaaaatatatatgttttagttattaacattaaaaatgctcttaatgtcttattttataGAGCGGTGCTATCGGAATAAACTTACCtaacatatatatttatttccatatttcttacatttttatattttatttatgtattatttatttcatcaatgtgtttgtttaattcGACTGTTTGTACTATTAACAGCAAACTGTGctattaaacaaattaaaatacataaataaaatataaaaattaaagaaatatagaaataaatataaatgttttaggTAAGTTTATTCAGACAGCACCGCTCtataaaataagacattaagaacatttttagcataaaaataaaaacaaaatcaaggtTACAGATTTAAAAGTTTAGTATTTAATTTATTAGAAAGCCGCCATAAACCATTATATGAGTGATTACTAATATTAGTGCtgtaatataaataaacttgcctcatacatttatatttatttctagattttttacatttttatattttattgatgtatttttttaatccatgtATGTGTTTAGTGACTGTTTATGCTATAAATAGTACAAAATCTAAAaatcaaagtcagaattgtgaataaaaagtcaaaattctgatgtttaaaaatgtgtaatcaGTCAAATACGTCTCTctagtgacatctagtggtcaCTGCAGGAACTACAACAACTGCAAGGACGTAAAACTATCTTTTTGCTCAAATCTCCATAAACTCAAACATCAGAATTACTTTTATTAAAACCGAGTTCTCCTGCACGAAACAcaaacaccaccaacaccagaacgtgaaataaatatcttttattgtttttaatcgTCATAGTCATAATTGTTGTAATTATGAACACAGAGCTGTCGCAATACTCCAgaattttttttgccaaaaaacaGCAACCATTCGACGGCACCGCTGCGTCTCTCAGGACCCAACCATGCATAAAAtctcccatttaaaaaaaagtaaaataaaaaatatatattaaaaaattatGCGTACCACTGATATACAGATCTGATATAAACAGGCGTATTGGTCACAAACCAATTAGAATTATAAACATGGCTTCTTTTACATACACAGAGACCAAACATGTGGGATATAAgtggacttttctttttttttttaaaaaagggtacattttcattttatacatttgtacaggatgtttttaatttcattttttatcatctTTACTTTACTGTTGTCACCCCTACAGTCAGAATGCTCAAGGCATTTCGGGCGCAGTGTCCAAAGAGCACAAATTGCAGTAAATGCACGTttacaaactcacacacacacataaaaatacacacacacacacatacacacacacgcacgcacacacacgtccaGGAGTGGCAGCAGTGGCTTTAAAGAGAGAACTACAGGTGTGTCTTGGCGTTTGCAGGTGACAAATACTGGTACCGAAGAGTTAATCCACGGCGGTGAACGAGGCCATCTGacggtaaaaaaacaaaagacattacATTCATGTATtgagtccacacacacacacacacacacacacacactcgctcacaaTCACACTcgtgtaaaaataaaaaatagtctttaaaatgtgcaaagaaAAGGTCGCTGAGCCGAGCTGCAGGAGCGACAGCCGACGAGAGGTCGAGGAGGAGCATCAGTGAATCATCCATAGTGCATCATGGGAGTGCGTATCAGGTTTACCAGTGCAGGCGGCGCCGACGACTCCATCTCCATCTGTACCGGACAGTTACCGTCAGCCGCCTCGAACTCAATACTCATCTTTCATGACACGAAGCAGAATTTGTCTTTTGTGTGGTTGGACATGTACCGTTTGGAAAAGAAATGCATAAACCGAGCAAAGAAGTTaaacagacggagagaagaCGTTTCTACAACCAGCGGCCACGAACACGACTGCAGCCGGAAAGTCAGAGTCACAAGAAGTTTTAAACTAAGTGCCATCAGAGAAAATCATCTACTGTGATGAAGGATTGTTGGAGCGAAGCTGTCAGAGTGACCTTCAGGAATCAAGTGGGGAAAGTACAGAAGAGGATCAGGACCACTGAGTCCTGCAAGAAAAGTAGAAATTATCAGAAAAAAGCCAAAATTCTGAGAAATGAGTCAAAAATCTGCGTAAACAAactttaacaaaatgttttagtCGCCCTGATCCTctttagtgacatctagtggccGCTGCAGGAACTACAACAACTGCGAgtgtgtaaaatacatttttaatcatttcctgGAAGGTTTCTGTTTCATTTGCTACCAATTACGATAATAAGTGCTCCATTTTAATGCGAGTACAAAAGAATTCATTATTCTTATCGGAATCgccacttttattttaaattgaacGTTGAACTCTCCAGAAAACTTTTAGATGTTTTGGGATATTATTCAGAATTATAGAAAGAAAGTGTTGCTGAAATtctcaaattattattattataatttcttGTTTGTGTGCACGTAATAACTTTATTACTAAGTACCAACAACGTCCCGAACCCGACCTCCAAAAGCTGCATCATGCATCGTACCGTATATTTATACCTCTCTATTATTTCATAAAGCTCGTAATAACGTCTCCATCGATCAGGTGAGGCGATAATAACTTCAGCTTCAGTGTGCGACGAGTTCAAGAGGTTCTGGAGGAACTAAACAAAGTGTGCGGTGACACTGAAGCAGGATGGAGAAGCTCAGAGGAAGCTAAAGTTGTTTAGAAACATCCTGCAGCCACTTTCAGTATTCGAAGTGAAACAACAACTCTTTACTTCTGTGTTTGATTtgagtttctgctgctgggAACGACTCAgattaaaaacagtttacagCCTCGAATGAAAACGATCGAGTCAAACTCGAGCAGGACGAGATCACGAGCAGCCGCTGGTTGTAGAAGCGTGATCCTGCGGTCCGGTTCGTTGGTGCATAGTTATGGATCCAGTGCTGTGAACGACCTCTACGTATGTACGACGTTACGGGAGCTC contains the following coding sequences:
- the cyp27a2 gene encoding sterol 26-hydroxylase, mitochondrial, with the protein product MGSPAASARAPRLAALCLRTLPELRRGGRSLNVQATTGARKLKSIDELPGPSLSTTLYWLFAEGYADKSHLLQGVQRSLYGPIWRSRFGPYDIVNVATPELIAQVIQQEGRYPVRAELPHWKEYLDLRGQAYGLHVHTGPAWYNIRSALNPKMLKLREVSSYASIIHQVVGDLLRRIELLRSRSQDQATVSDMAAELYKFGFEGISSILFETRLGCLQEEIPKDTLRFINAVNNMLTLSETVVLFPRWSRGVLPFWNRFVQAWDDLYDVARTLIDRRVAEIEAQVCSGEPAEGMYLTYLLSSDKLSRAEVYISVTELLLGGVDTTSNTLSWALYHLAKDRSAQDRLYSEVNSVCPDRRQPTTDNLSMMPYLKAVIKETLRLYPVVPGNGRFISENEVVVDNYWFPKKTQFHLCHYAACHDEVEFVDPELFIPERWLRDVAPGSGYYRHHPYSFIPFGVGVRACVGKRVAEMEMYFALSRLMQHYEVQLEDGAPVVEPKTRTLLIPAKPINLRFLSRA